The Silene latifolia isolate original U9 population chromosome 4, ASM4854445v1, whole genome shotgun sequence region CCTATATTTCGTCAAATTTGACACCTATTTAAGATGCCGTACGACCTTTACTTAACTAATCAATGTTTTCattcaaaaaaagaaaacaaattaAGAACACAACAAAAATAATTCCAAGCTTGATGATAAGCACGCCAAGATACCTGGAAGGAAGGCAATAATTCCAAGAGCAAACAGGCCATAAGCTTGCGATCTCTCGCCTCCCATATGATCAGTGAGAATGAAAATTGACAGAACGAGAAGTAAGCAACCAAGGGACAGAAGGAATAAGGCTAGAAGAATTGATTTCCACGGAACTTTGTCCAGAGACTTTGGCGTGTACTCAAACCGAGGATCATATCCCTTTCCTCTTATATTATCAGCATCAGTATAGTTATAACTTTCATCATCCTCACCATCACCAAGTCGAGAATATTTGACATTACGCCGTGATGCCATTACAGAACCAGAGTCGTACGATTGTAAAATCCTAATGCAGAACTGCACTTGCCTAACAGAAGGATAGAACACAAAATTCAATTAAAAGGTACTTCTGCAACTCTACAGCGCGTATAAACGACACAAAAATGCACATTATTGTGTGTTTGGGAACGAGAATTTCATTTCAAATTCTAGAAATGCTAAATCACATGATTAGGAAGGTTAAATTTTATGTTTGTAACCCTAGGGCTAGATTCTGAAATTATACTTAACAATCCTCAATTCGAAAGAAAATGGATGACTTGACGACTCGATAATTATACGCGCTTTAACCCCTTACTATTTAAGGAAAGTATCACTACAAATGAATCCAATCACTGTATTTTACATTGTATAGTAATTCAAAAACTACAATCAAGAAGAGTAATCTGAGATATTCAtcccctccgtctcaatcatttatttacctttaattaaaccGACAGTTCAGGGTAACAATTCGAGCTTAACTAGTAAACAATTCAATATAGCTGCAAATTACACACACAGAATTAAAACTACAATCAAGTAGAGTAATCTGAGATATTcattccctccgtctcaatcatttgtttacctttaattaaaacaCAGGGTAACAATTCGAGCTTAACTAGTAAACAATTCAATATAGTTGCAAATTATACAcatagaattgaaactacaatcAATACAATCAAGTAGAGTAATCTGAGATAATcattccctccgtctcaatcatttatttacctttattaAAACGACAGTTAACGGTAACAATTCAAGCGTAACTAGTAAACAATTCAATACAGTTGGAAATTACACACAGAATTAAATTTGATTAGAGAAATTGGAACTGAATTAACAGTAAGGTAAGGAGATCAAATTAAGATAATTAGGGATTTACCTTACAGAATACAAGAAGAGAGGAAATAAATTAGGGATTTGAATTTCCAGAAATCGCGATTGAAAGTTTTTATCGGTGTGTTCAATAGagaagatatttttttttttaatcgaaTGAACTCACTATGTTTTCGGGAGATTCGAACCCCAAACTTCATGGTTAAGTTCAATTGAGAAGATTATCAAAAGTTGATTTTAACCGCGGTTAATTTTGCAGTGTGAAAAATAGACCTGGCAAATAAGTCAGGTCggatcgtgtcgggttcgtgttcgtgtcatcCTTAAATGGTTTATGATcccctcaaccctaacccgacccactTAGATAAACGGGTCACATGCGTTAACGCTAACCCAACTCAATTATTTTTTCAATAACCCAACCCGACTTGTGTACCCCATTTAATTTTTAACAGATTAATTTCAACCCATTAAACCCGTTTAACCCAGCTAACCCGTCCAACCCATATAATGCATTTCAAAATTAAATTTTACAGCAAAATAAATTCAATCTTAAATTTATTAAGAAATACCAATAATATAACGTTAATGACTTGCCTTTGGTTTTAAACGGTGAGCAGATCAATAGATGTATTATAACCCATTTAAGTTAATGATTTATTCGTGTCAGGTTCGTGTCGCAGAAtcccaaccctaacccgacccatatAAGTTCGAGTCGTGCTCGTGTCGACCCAATTACGTAAACGGGTCGAAACACCTTGACCCTAACAcgctaatttcgtgtcgggttcgtgtcgggtTTTCAGGTCGTGTCAATGATTGCCGCCTCTAAGTGTGATACGTATGGAACTACGGACTTACaaaaatcccctatttactaaatgaataggtgatctCTATCACTTTCCCGCCAAAATGCATATTCTCAAAAAAAGAAACTAATGATAATTATATTCATTCACTAAATAAGAAAActaaaaattacaatttaattcatctatatattttcattaaaattaatctttttttatcaaattatattattttcactaaactCTAAGTCTCTAagctataatattttaattaaaataaaataaaattgatataaaactataaattgttAAACCTTTTACTGATATTATTAGACGATGAATTAACTCATATTCCTTATAAAATCAAAattagaaattattattattactttcgtgacaaaataaattgaaaaaaaaattgaaactcaTTAGCTTTATACtataaaattattttcattaaaatacattttaactcATTACTCAATTCTCCTAACTAATTTTCAGTTATAGCTTTTATTTATCAAAGAAAAATATAATGAtgggaaatgtaaacaattataaggtaccaatattatataagtaattttataaaaaaaatattaaactttaagtaccgtgcatataatgcacggggtctaaactagttATTCACTAATCACTAATCACCAATTTAACATAAAATGTTGTAATATTTTGAATTGATTCGAGTAAAGGTAAAACGAACTGGTTGATTTTTCTTTCCAGCGGCTGTAAAAAGGATTATACAATTACAAGAAACTTTACTCGAGTAAAGGTAAAAAAGTCATCATCCGCTGATCGCATTGGCCCCAATTTTAATTTTTTGTTTATTGATTTCTCTAATATAATACGGAATAACCATAATGCTCCAACAACAAAGAGATAATCATTAAACTAATTCCTTTCATTAGCTTGATTTGCTTAATATAACACTACTTTAAATCTATAATTAACTAGTTGTTTCATTAGCGTCTTCATAAGCGTCTTCTTCTGCGTCTTCGTCGTCCTTGATAATGTTTACCTCTTGCTCCTCATGTTCATCAACTTTAGCCGCTTCCTCTACCTCTACCGTCTTCACCTTCTTAAGCTTTAACTCTGACGCTTTCTCCTTGGCAGCCTGATCAGCCTGAGCTTTTTCTAGAGCACGAATCAGGTTATCGAGACCTttctcatcatcttcattagGGAGCTTTGGGATTAGATGCTCTGCAACATCTGCCGGCGACATTTTAGTAACCGCTAATAGGCTTTTGATTGCATCAAATTTCGGGTGTGTTTCAAGTAACAAGTAATTCTTGGCAAGCACTTTAAACCCTTCAAAACAACAATATCCCATCTCTATATGCTTGTCCATCCGCCCTGCCCTAGTGAATACAAAAATCaaatgagacggttttataagcGAGACTATCTAATCATAATCAATATATGTAATACTTTTACTAGACAAGAATTACTACCTGATCAATGCTGGATCCAACTTATGCATAGCATTTGTCGTAAAAATGATAATTCGTTCACCCTCTGAAGACGACCATATCCCGTCGATGAAATTCAACAGCCCTGATAATGTTACACCAGTTGGTTTCTTCTCAGTTGTGTTGGCACTACTTCCTTTACTGTCCTTTTCATCCTTCGAGCTAGAATCAGAATCAATATTCCGGTTTTTAGTAATTGCAAGTGAGCAATCAATGTCCTCAATCGCGATAATAGACCTCCTCTTGGTGTTAATTAGTAGTTTCCGAAGTTGCTCATTGCTACTAACCGCAGTCAGCTCAAGGTCATACACATCATACCCTAGCAAATTAGCCATTGCAGCTATCATAGTAGATTTACCGGTCCCTGGTGGGCCGTAAAGCAAGTAGCCTCGCTTCCAAGCCTTACCGACCCTTGCATAGAAATCCTTACTTTTACTAAATTTCAACAAATCCTCAACAATCTCCCTCTTCTTTTCCGGGTCCATTGCCAAATTATCGAAATTTGCAGGATGTCGAAAATCAACAGAAGTCCACAACTTTGTTGTGGGCTTCGAATCCAAACCCTTGTTAACATAAATCTTCCTAATCCTGTTCTTCTCTAAAACCATCTTCCCTTCACTAATCACATGATCCAAATACTCCCCTGAAATCAACTCTCTGTACTTCCTGTGAAACACGAGTTTATACGCTTTAGTCGGGTAACTGTCCTTCACAGGTAAGACTGTCACTCTTAATGCCCAccaaactgtaacaccccgaaATGTATCAGTAACCTCCTCCTCATCCGCTATTTGAAAAACCCGATTCCCTCCTAAAGTGTTCACGCGTAAATTTCTTGAGGTTTTGCTGCCATGTTCACCAAGATAAGCTCGGACGTTACAATAAATCTCATTGCTACCCAGCCAATTATCGTTGGAATACTCATCAATGTAGAGGTGAATGTAAGGAgatattaatttaattagttgatggGTGTACCGTAGTACAAATTTGCGAAAAGGTGCATAATTTTTAAGAATTGAGCATACAAAAAACAGTAATTCTAGTGGCCTTATCTTTGTATAAATTGAAAGAGTTGAGgttttttttctcatgttttttttttgaataaaggGAGTTAAGGACAATTTTAATGCTTATGGTATTTTATAGAGTTGCATGGGTTAGGGTTTATGGCAAGTTGTGTTTTATGGCATGTACATTGCATGTAGTGGCATGTACATCAGTAGTTCAGTACATGTACAGTACATTACATAGTAACCTTTATAGAGGTAAAGGCAATTGAACATAACATTACATTGCGTTTTTAATAGAGTTTTTTCAAAAATATCACTGATACCCTTAAACTTAATGATAAACTCTTAAATACCCAAAATGTTCTAATTTGTCTCTCTTAGACTTTTAGTTGATGCACTTTTTGTTGATCTTTTCGCAATAATTGTCATATCATTAATATCCTTTACGCAACCATAAACAAATTTTCGTTACAAATTTAACTGTTTAAAACTCGATTTTTAGTAGTGTGGGTATTTTAAGAACTATTATTTATTAAGTGATGTTTTTAAGAAACGAGAGATATCATGTAGAATTCTAAAAAACAcaagggtaccatgtagaaaacCCTATTAAAATAATTCCATagttctccttttcttttcttttttctttgacGCCTAGTAAAGATAGCTTTCAACAAAGTCTTTATGACAATGTTAATAGCGGGAGTATTTAATTTCACTAAAACTGTAAAACTTGGGAGAGAAGGTCTCT contains the following coding sequences:
- the LOC141652674 gene encoding AAA-ATPase At3g28580-like, with translation MRKKTSTLSIYTKIRPLELLFFVCSILKNYAPFRKFVLRYTHQLIKLISPYIHLYIDEYSNDNWLGSNEIYCNVRAYLGEHGSKTSRNLRVNTLGGNRVFQIADEEEVTDTFRGVTVWWALRVTVLPVKDSYPTKAYKLVFHRKYRELISGEYLDHVISEGKMVLEKNRIRKIYVNKGLDSKPTTKLWTSVDFRHPANFDNLAMDPEKKREIVEDLLKFSKSKDFYARVGKAWKRGYLLYGPPGTGKSTMIAAMANLLGYDVYDLELTAVSSNEQLRKLLINTKRRSIIAIEDIDCSLAITKNRNIDSDSSSKDEKDSKGSSANTTEKKPTGVTLSGLLNFIDGIWSSSEGERIIIFTTNAMHKLDPALIRAGRMDKHIEMGYCCFEGFKVLAKNYLLLETHPKFDAIKSLLAVTKMSPADVAEHLIPKLPNEDDEKGLDNLIRALEKAQADQAAKEKASELKLKKVKTVEVEEAAKVDEHEEQEVNIIKDDEDAEEDAYEDANETTS
- the LOC141652673 gene encoding uncharacterized protein LOC141652673, coding for MASRRNVKYSRLGDGEDDESYNYTDADNIRGKGYDPRFEYTPKSLDKVPWKSILLALFLLSLGCLLLVLSIFILTDHMGGERSQAYGLFALGIIAFLPGFYETRIAYYSWRGAAGYRFGAIPDY